A genomic stretch from Gorilla gorilla gorilla isolate KB3781 chromosome 20, NHGRI_mGorGor1-v2.1_pri, whole genome shotgun sequence includes:
- the EMP3 gene encoding epithelial membrane protein 3, whose translation MSLLLLVVSALHILILILLFVATLDKSWWTLPGKESLNLWYDCTWNNDTKTWACSNVSENGWLKAVQVLMVLSLILCCLSFILFMFQLYTMRRGGLFYATGLCQLCTSVAVFTGALIYAIHAEEILAKHPRGGSFGYCFALAWVAFPLALVSGIIYIHLRKRE comes from the exons ATGTCACTCCTCTTGCTGGTGGTCTCAGCCCTTCACATCCTCATTCTTATACTGCTTTTCGTGGCCACTTTGGACAAG TCCTGGTGGACTCTCCCTGGGAAAGAGTCCCTGAATCTCTGGTACGACTGCACGTGGAACAACGACACCAAAACATGGGCCTGCAGTAATGTCAGCGAGAATG GCTGGCTGAAGGCGGTGCAGGTCCTCATGGTGCTCTCCCTCATTCTCTGCTGTCTCTCCTTCATCCTGTTCATGTTCCAGCTCTACACCATGCGACGAGGAGGTCTCTTCTATGCCACCGGCCTCTGCCAGCTTTGTACCA GCGTGGCGGTGTTTACTGGCGCCTTGATCTATGCCATTCACGCCGAGGAGATCCTGGCGAAGCACCCGCGAGGGGGCAGCTTCGGATACTGCTTCGCCCTGGCCTGGGTGGCCTTCCCCCTCGCCCTGGTCAGCGGCATCATCTACATCCACCTACGGAAGCGGGAGTGA